The stretch of DNA CGCAGGGCGGTGTTCAGCTGCGCCGCGGCGGCCGGGATGTCGCCGAGTTCGCACCGGACCTCCCCGAGGTTGCACGCGGCCAATGCCTGCCAGCCGACGTCGCCCGCTTGCCGGGCCAGGTCTGCGCAGCGTTCGAAACGCGCACGGGCCTCGGTCAGCTCCCGGGCGCGCAGCGCCACCAGGCCCAGCGCATTGATCGAGGCGAGCAGGCCGGGCCGGTCGTCGATCTCCCGGCGGATCTCCAGCGCCGCCCGGTGGTGCCGCTCGCTGTCGGCGAGTCCGCGGCATTGCAGATGCGCTTTGCCGAGGCTCTCGTGCAGTTCCGCCGCGCCGTAGCGGTCACCGATCTGCTCGGCCGAGGCCAGCCCGATCCGGGCGGTGGTGAACCAGTCGTCGAACTCGTTGCGGTTGGCGTGCGCGTTGCGCAGCAACGCGGCCAGTCGCCAGGAGGTTTCGTGCGCACCGTGCTCGGCCGCGGCCCGCACCACGGCGACCAGGTTCACCCGTTCCGCCCCGTACCACTCCAGCGCACGGGTGCGGTCGTCGAATGCGATCCGGTCCCCTGGCGCGAACTCCGGGCGCCGGGCGTGCGGGAAGATCACGCCCAACGCCGAACCGGCCGAGCGCGCGTACCAGCCGAGCACTCGCCGCACGGCGAGCCACCGGTCCTGCTCGGACTCCTCGTGCAACGCCTGGTCGGCCGCGTAGGCGCGCAGCAGGTCGTGGAGCTGGTAGCGACCCGGCGCACGCTGGTCGATCAAGTGCGCGCCGACCAGCACGTCCAGCAACCGCTTGGCTTGCGCGGTGGAGCCGTCCAGCAGCGCGGCCGCGGCGTCGGTGCCGAACTCCGGGCCGGGATGCAGCCCCAGCCGCCGGAACAGCCGCGCCGCGTCCTGCGGCAACGCCCGGTAGGACCAGGCGAAGACGGTGCGCACGGCGTCGGATTCCTCGTCGTCCTCGGCGGTGAGCGCGTCCCAGAGCGAGGATTCGTCGCGCAGGTCGGAGATCAGGTCCGCCAGGCTCATCAGCGGTCTGCTGGCGGCGCGTTCCGCGGCGATGCGCAACGCCAGCGGCAACCGGGCGCACAGCCGCGCCAACTCCAGCAGTTCGGCCTGGTCGTCGGCCGCGCGGTAGCTCGCGGTGAGCTCGCGCAGCAGCTCGGCGGACTCGTCCGCGGTGAGCACGCCCAAGTCGACCCGCCGCGCACCGTTGCGCACCACCAGCCCGGACAGCCGGCTGCGGCTGGTCACGATCACCAGGCACTCCGAGGTCCCGGGCAGTAGCGGCCGCACCTGTCCGACCGAGCCCGCGTTGTCCAGCAGCACCAGCATCCGCTGGTCGGCCAGCCGGGAGCGGTAGAGCGCGGCGCGATCCTCCGGCTCGGCCGGGATCGACCCGGCCGGCACGCCGAGCGCGCGCAGGAAGCGGTCCAGCACTTCCCCGGCGGTCACCGGCTCGCCCGGGTCGTAGCCGCGCAGGTTCACGTACAGCTGGCCCTGCGGGAAGCGGTGCCGGACCCGGTGCGCCCAGTGCACCGCCAGCGAAGTCTTGCCGACCCCGGCGGTGCCGGTGATCACGACCACCCCGGGAGGATCGGCGTCCTCGAGGACCGCGTCGAGATCGCCCGTCTCCGCGACGCGGTTGACGAAACTCCGCACGTTCCCGGGAAGTTGCTGCGGCGTGTCGACCGGCGCGCGGTCGCCGCCGTGGAAGTGGACGTCGCCGTACACGCGTCCAGCCTGCACGACATCGGCAGCATCTCCGGAGATCTCCGAGCGGTTCCGGGACGTCCGGCCGTGCGCCTGCTCCATCTGCTCGGGTCACCCCCGTCGCGGCACAGCCGTCACGTCACCGCACGCCCGGTACGAGCCCGGAGCGGTCGGCGAACGCGGCCAACTCCTCCCCGCGGTCGTAGAGGTCCCTGATGAAGCCGCGGCAGCGCGCGATCAGTTCGGGGTCGCGGTAGCGGATTCCGCCCGCGAGCGCGCCATCGGTGTCGTAGCGGACCTCGTACATGACTTCGTCGCCGAGCGTGCAAACTTCCGGCAACGGGCCGGATTCCTCGAACCGCTCGACCTGGTCCTCGCGCACCACGCGCATTCCGGCGCCGTACTCGCTGCGCAACCGCAGCAGTTGCAGCTCCCAGCGCAGGTACGGCGTGAGCGGTTCGGCGAGCACCCGGACGCGCTTGGTGCGGAAACCGGCCTCGGCGATTCTGCGGTAGTAGTCCGCGATTTCCGGGCGCTGGTCTTCGAGGCGGTGCATCGCCTCGTCCCACGCACCGCGGGCGAACGCCTGCCAGCTCGGGCTGCGGGGTTCGGCGAAGGTCTGCTGCCGTTCCAGCTTCCAGAACCCGGCCGCGCCGATCCGCCAGAAGTGCTGCTGGAAGTCCGCCTGGTAGTCCTTCAGCGGCAACCGCGCACCGCGCGCCGCTTGCAGCAGCTCACGCATCGGGGATGTCCTCCTTGGCGGCCAGCAAGGTCGCGCGCGGCACGACCACGAGCCGCTCGTCGGCGGCCACCATCGCCCCGTCCGGCAACCGGCCTGCGTACTCGCCGGTGAGATCGCGGCCGATCACGGCGACATCGCCGTTGGCCAGTTCCCAGACGTCCGGGCAACCGTCGTCGTCGCCGCTGGTTCCCAGTTCCCGGGCGGATTTGCCCAGCCGCCGCGCGAGCGGCGACGAAGGATCCGCCTCCCAGCTCCGGGCCATCTCCCCCACCTCCGATACCGCCAACGGCCGCGTGGAGAGCGGAATGCCGGCCGTCCACAGCTCGATCGATACTGTTCGTGCCGTTACCGGCGCGTACAGTACCATGTTGATCATGCTCGGCGGCGCGACCCGATCAATGTTCCAACGTTCGGAGTCGATGTCCGGCCCGGTTCGGTGAACCCACCACGTCGATCGGTCGCCGCTGTTCGGGTCAACCGCAGGTGATTTCCTGGGCGGCCACCGCTACCGAGTACCCGGTCAGCGAGGAAGTCCAGGCGCTGATCTCCAGGGCGTTCGGCACGATGCAGGCCCGCAACTCATCTACTTGGACGGGAAGACCGCCTACTTTGCAACCTCCGCCACGGCCGCGAACGCGCTGAGACGATTCCACGGGTGCACTGTGCGCCGGTCGGCAGGCCACCGGATCCGGTCGTCCGGTGAACGCGGCTTCTGTTCCACTATGGACGATCCGGGCCGTGAGCGAATTTCCGCTCACGGCCCGGGTTTCCGCCGCCGGGGGTCGCCCGCGACCGTCAGCGCGCAGGAGGTTCGTCCGCGCTTGGACCGGTCATGGTGCCGCGACCGCACCCCAGGTGCTCAGCCAGGGGGCTCGCTGACCACGGCTGCCCCGTCCGGGCGCCATCCTTGCGCGACCAACGCGCCGCCTTGGAGCGTTGCGGAGAGCATCGGTTGCATCCGCGTGCCGAGTTCGTCCGGGATGCCTCCGAGGCGGGCGTAGGACACCCGGCTCGGATCATCTTGGTGGCGGACGAAGATGTTCACGGCTCCGGACTCGTCGGACGCCACGATCGGCAGGCCGGTGTAGGCGCCTGGGAGTTCGGGAACGGGATACCACTCCTGCGGCCACTGGTTGGGGCCGAGGTCCCGGCTCTCGGGCAGCTGCCGCAAGGCGCGATTGCCGTCCAGCGCGAACAGCACCAGCCTGTCGTCGATCATCATCACCGCCGGTGGACTGTGCAGCTGGGCGTTGCCGAGAAGAGGCTCCCGGAACTTGAAGTCGCCGGAGACCTCCTGCGCCCATGTGCGCATGTAGTGGCTCCTGTCCAGCACGAACACGCGCAAGAAGCCCGAATCGTCCCGGTGGACCTTCGGGTCCTCGTCGGTCAGCGTTCCGTCCAGCATCTTGCGTTTCCAGCCCTCGTTCTGCGCCAGTCGCCAGACGCTCCCGCCGGAGTCCCTGGTGATCACCACGAGGTTCCCGCTACGGTCCTGGGCCGCCGCCGGCGTGCCGGACATGCCGGTCGCGATCTCTTTCCAGTCGTCTGCCTGCGACGGAACGCCCGGCTCGACGTTCGGGTTGTACAGCAGCCTCCCGGCCGTGTCGGTCACGAACCCGACCAGCCTTCCGTTGCGGTCCGGCACGAGCACCGGACGGGTTTCGGCCATAGCGCTCACACCGAGATCGCCGTCCGGTTCCGGTGCCGTTCCAGCGGAAGATTGCACGTATCGGTGCACCGTGCCCGGGCCGCTCCCAAGCGTGACGAGGCTGCCGTCCCCGGCCTGAGCCGTCGAACGGGCCGGGAGATCGCAGTCGGGGCGGTCGCACTCGGCCGACGATGCGGGCGGTGCCTGCGGTGGCGGCTCCGCGGCGGCTGGAGGTTCCGGCGTGGGTGCCGGGTTGGGCGTCGTGGCCGGTGGCGGCCCGGGAATCTGCGCAGGCGGCATCTGTCGCACCGGCGGCGGTTCGGCCGGTGTCCCGTCGCGGCCGACGTCCAGCTGCGCGGCGAACGCGACTCCCGCGGACAGCACCACGGCAGCCGGAACGCCCACCAACACCGTCCGGCGCACCCGGCGGCCGCGCGACGCCTTGCGCCCCGCGGATTCCCGGGCCAGCGCGGAGCTCGCCGGGATCTGCACTCCGGGCTGGGACCGATCCGCCGCACGGCGGTGGAAATGGCCCTGCGCGCGCAGGTACGGATCGGATTCCGGCGACACCGCCGCGGCTCCCGATCCCGATTTCCCCGCCGATTTCGGCTGGAACGAACCCAGGAAGGCCCGGTGGTATTCGGGCAGCTCGGCGCCGACCCGCTTGCGCAGGTAGTCACCGACGACATCGTGCACCTGAACGGCGGGTGCGTCGCCGACCCAGCACCGCTGCACCAAGGCCAGCTCGTCGAGCCGCGCGAGCAGATCCTCGACCGCGTCCGCGGTCATGCCCGCGACACGACCCCAGTACGTCCGCAACGTCTCGGGCGGGATGAACGCGTCCCCGGGGAAGATCGCGAGGTCGAAGCACCGCTGCCGGTGCTGCTCGCCGAGCAGGGACAGGTTCAGCTCGATCATGGCCGAGGCCGTGTCGCAGCGCTGCGTCACGGCCGTGCGGTCCACCTCCTGCGCACCGCGGGAGAGCCGATCGGCCACTTTTCGCGCCGCATCGGAAAGCGAACGCCCGCCGTTGACGTACTTGTGCACGGCACGATTGGCCAGCGCCAGCATCAACGGCCACCCGTGCGTGCGGGCCAGCAGCGGATCCACCTGATCCGGATGGTGCGTCGACCACCCCGCGCACAACACGGCCTGAGCTTGGTCCGGCTGCATCGCCCCGGCAGTCACCGGCGCGGCGCCCTGCGCCAGCAACTCCGGGAACCTGGTGGTGACCAGCTTGCGGCAGTTCGTGCCCGCGGCCGCGAACGGTTCCAGCTGCGAACGCCGCCACACGTCGTCGATCACCAGCAGGCAGCGCTTGTCCGCCACGAGGTTGCCGAGATGTTCACCGGCCTTGTCCGGGCCGGTGAACGACGGGCGGCTTCCGGACAACCGCTCGGACAGCTCGTTGAGCTTGGTCGCCAGGTCCGGCCCGGCGGCGTCGTACCCGATCGTCGTCCACAGCACGCCGTCGGGGAACGACTCGGCCACCCGCGCGTCGCGGCACGCCATTGTGGCCAGCGTGGTCTTGCCGAACCCGCTGTCCCCGGTGACGCCGGTCGGCAGCTCGGTTCCGGCGGCACCACGCAATGCCTCGATCAGTTCGTCGAGCAGCTCCGGGCGAGGCACCGCGGAATGCGCGGGAATCGGCAACGAGTCTCCGGTGCTCGGGCGAACCGACGACGATCCGCCCGTGTTGATCGTGAGACCACCGGAAATACTGCCGCCGACTTGCATCGCCAGACCGACGTGGTCGCCGACCTGGTTCGACGTCGACGCCACTTCCGCTGCGGCGTCGTCGCCTTCCGACCTTTCCGACAAGGATCTACAGTTCCTCTCCGCGGACCGGACCGGTCCACACGTCCGACTAGTTCGAGTTCCGGCCGCACAACGCCGAAGAACCGAAGCGCTGCCCGGACATCGCGGGGACGATGTCCGATGCAGGCAGAACGGGCGGACATGGGCTACCGCTGCGGAACGAGAAGCTCCGGCAGCGCGCGAATTCCGCCCGAAAGCACCCGGGCGCCGGTTCCATCAGCGAGCACGCAACGGGCACGCCGTTGCGGTTCACCCGAGGCGGACCGAGCTCGCACCCCTGACTCGGCCCGGTGCTGTGCGCTCCGGGAGGCGCGCGAACACGCCCCCTGCGATAAGTTGATCAGTTGTCGCTCGCTACCACTTCTCCCCGGCACAACGTCCGCACACGCTTCTTTGGAATATGCAGCAATCGCCGATACCGGCGATTAATCCAGTCCTGATGCGGGACAGTCAACTTACTTGAACTTGAATTCGCTGCGGGATCGAGCAGGATTGCGACGAGCGGGCATACCGATCGACGAGCGGTCGCTTCCGAACGACGAATGACGAGCGCAAGTTCGTCCCGGCCGAACTCGGCCGGGCGCACGAACAATAATCGTTGCTTACTGAACCAGCACTGCCGCAAACAAATTGATTCCGAAATCATTGCCCTGGTCCGCGACGGCCGATGAATCGGCCACAGTGGACGCTCCGATCGCGGAGTGTCCACTGTGGCCGGTATCAGCGCGCGTTCCGGGCCGGTTCGCGAGCGGCGGAGCCTGCGGTCGTGCGGGACCGCCACCGGACTTCCTGCTAGAACGACCCCATCTCGGCCGACAGCCAATGCTCCGGGCGCATGTAGATGGTCACGTGCTCACCGAGCTCCGTGCGCTCGTACTCCACGAAGTTCGCGGCCGCCTCCGGCGGCAGGTACCGCTCGGCCATGCGCCGGGAGGCTTCCTCGCTCCCCGCCTCGATCCGGGTGACCGGACCTTCCACCGAGACGTAGCGCACGGTCGGTTCGATCCGCTGCGCCAGCAGGCTGAACCGGCCCGCGGCGCGGATCGCTTCGGCCTTGCGCGACTGCGCCCCGGTGCTGATCCAAAGCTCCTCGCCGGGCGAGTAGTGGTACCAGATCGGGACCGTCATCGGCGCGCGACCGTTCGTCCACGCCACCGCGAGCGATCCCGTGTGCGGTTCGGCGAGGAATTGCTCTCGTTCCTGTGCAGACAGTGCCATGCACTCGAAGATAGCGGCGGTCACCGACGATCGCCCGCGTCCGCGGAAGCTCGCAGCTCACGACGAGCACGCCGCCGGCGCGGGTTCGACACGCCTTCCCGGACGGTGAATGCCGCACCTTCCTGCATCGCCACAGCGGCACCTGGATCGGCGGCGGGCACCTGTCGGTGAAGTTCATCTGCCCGTTCTACGTCGAAGACGAGGTCACCGCCCGCGGCGCGATCCTTGGCCCGGTCGAGCACCGCGGGCAACGACACATGCAAAGCGAAGTCTGGGTGCAGAACCAGGACGGCCGGAAGACCGCCGTCGGATGGGCCCACGCACCGCTCGCGTGACGACGTCGAACACTTCAGTACATTGTGGGCGGAACATTGCGGGTGGACCGGATCCGTTCCGTCCCAACGGTTCTGGCGACCGCCCCGCTCAGGGCAGCGGGTGGCGCAGGGAGCTTTCGCCGCGCCGCCAAGCACCCAGCAGGCATTCGGCGAGCCTGCCCTCCAGCACGCCGGTGGCCTCGATGCCGAAGACCACGTCCGCGGCCAGGCCCGGTTCGCGGTCGAGCAGGTCGCCGATCACGTCACGGCGCATGACCTGCTCGTGCACGGCATCGGCCTCGACGTGCTCGGTGAAGAAGTGCACGCTCGCTCGCCCGGCGCCGTGGCCGCGCAGCGCATCGGCGAGCCGCTGGGCGCTCGGGGCGGTGGTGATCTCCGCTGCGCTGAAGTGGCCGACGAGCGCGCCGCGCAATCCCCGGTGCAGCCCCAACATCGACATCAGGTTCACCAGTGCGATCTGCGGCGCGGGCACATCGTCCAGGTAGTGCAGGTAGCCCGGGTTCAACCCGGCATCGGCCAGCAGATCGGCGAACAGCCGCGCGTGCACCCGTTCGCCGTGCCCGCCGCCGAATTCGTCGAACTCCACCGCCACCAGCGCCGCCTTCGCCCGGCCCTGCAACCGCGGGATGACCCAGGCGTGCGGGTCGGCCTCTTTGAGGTGGTAGATCGAGCGGTGCGCGAAGTACTCGCACAGCTGCCACCATTCGCCCTCGTCCCGCAGGAAGTGCGAAACGCCGTTGCCCGGCACCGGTTCCACCAGCAGGTCGTCCAGCACGCCGGAGACGTCGTCGGACCCGCCGGTGGCGGCGCGCAGCGCGTCCAGGAAGGTGCGCTCGAGCTCGCGGCGGAAACCGAGCAGTCCCGGCTCCCACTCCCATTCCGGGCTGGAGTCCCGGAAACCGCGGTAGTGCAGCTCGTAGCAAGTGTGCAGGGCGAGGGCGAAGTCGTCGCCGAACGGCTCCGCGGTGCGCGCCTGAAGCAGCGGCAGCACCGGGCCGGGCGGGGGCTGCCCGAGCGCGTCGACGACGGCCGCCGACAGCGGGCCGCGCGGAGTGGGCAGTGCGGGGGCATCGGTCATGACCGTCATGCGTGCGCTCCTCGTTCGGTGCGGGAATCGGCGCCCGCGGCCAGCAGGTCCAGCAGCTCCGGAACGCCCGCCGCGGCCGCGGCCCGCTGGCGTTGCGCGCCGGTGCCGTGCCGGACCAGCTCGCTCACGACCGAACGCACCCGTTGCAGGTCGCCGGTCTCGGCCAGCGCGGGCGCCGCTCGCTCGATCAGCTCGGACACCAGATCGGGCGCGGGCACCCGGCATTCCCGCGACACGTGGACGCCGTAACCGGCGAGGCCGTCGCGGGCCGCGCACCACACCGCGGCCCGCGCGAACTGGTCGCGAACCGGCGGAGCCTCCCGGCCGGCGCGCAGTTCGCCGAGCGCGGTGCGCACGAGGGCGCGGCACAGCGCGGCCTGCGCGACCGCTTCCCGCGCGGTGATCGCGGTGTCGGCCACCCGGAACTCGATCGTCGGCAGGTGCGGGGACGGCCGCGCCAGCCAGAACGACTGGGCCGGGTCGACCAGCACGCCGCAGTCCACCAGCTTCGCGATCTGCTCGTCGTGGTCGGCGGCCGAGCGCAGCTGCGGCGGCACGCCGGAACCGGGGAAGCGGGACTGCTGCACCATCCGCCAGCTCCCGTACCCGGTGTCCGAACCGAGGTGCAGCGGCGAGTTCACCGACAGCGCCAGCAGCGCGGGAAGCCAGGGACGCAGGTGGTTGAGCACGGCGACCGCCAGCTCCCGGTCCGCCAGGCCGACGTGCACGTGCAGGCCGCACGCCTGGTAGTCGGCAACGGCGGCGCGGTAGGTGCGCGCGACCCGCTCGAAGCGGTCCCCGGCGGAAACGGCCGGTCGAGCGGATCCGGGCAACGGTGGCGTGCCCGCCGCCAGCACTCGCAGATCGGCGGGCCGCGCGGCCGCGGCGAGCCGCTCGCGGGCGGCGACCAGCTGTGCGTCCAGCTCGGACAGCGCGGTGCAGACTCCGCTGGCCGTTTCCACCTGGCTGCTGAACAGTTCCGGCTGGAGCACGGTTCCGCCCGCGAGGTCCCGGCCGGTCGCGCCCAGCACCGCCCCGGCGCGCGCCGCCGGGGCACCGGTGTGCGCATCGGCCAGCAGGAACTCCTCTTCGACCCCGACGGTGCGGCCCGGCTCCGCGGAATCGTCCCCGCCGAGCGTCCGCATCCGTAGCTCCTTCCGCCGCGTCCGGCACGAATCGGCCAACGGCATAACCACCCCACCGGCGGGCGAAACCCGGTTTCCGCGGCGGCGGAGGCAGGTACCCCGTGAGCTATGCAGTTGCTCGAACCGCCGGGTGTCTACCGCCCGCAAGGCGACACCCGACTGCTGACGGACGCGCTGGACGAGGCGGGCATCCACCCGGGTAGCAACGTGCTGGACGTGGGCACCGGCACCGGGGCGCTGGCGGTCGCGGCCGTCCGCGGTGGGGCCGCGCGCGTGACGGCGGTAGACGTGTCCGCCCGGGCGGTCGTCACCGCCTGGCTCAACGCGCTGCTGATGCCGGTTCGGGTGCGGCGGGGGGACGCGCTGGTGCTGCACTACCCGGAGCGGTTCGACCTGGTGCTGGCCAACCCGCCGTACGTGCCTTCCGCGCCCGACCGCCGTCGCGCTCGGGCATGGGACGGCGGCCCGGACGGCCGGAAGCTGGTCGACCGGATTTGCGATCGTGCGCCGGAACTGCTGGCGCGCGGTGGAACGTTGCTGATGGTGCACTCCGCCCTCGCCGATCCGGACGCGACCTTGCAACGCCTGCACCGCGCGGATCTGAAAGCCGCCGTCGTGGATCGGCGGAACCAGGGTTTCGGGCCGGTGCTGCACGATCGGGCAACCGCGTTCGAGGACTCGGGATTGATCATGCCCGGGCAGCGGGAAGAGGAGCTGGTGGTGATCCGTGGGGACCGGACGGACTGAACGCACCGCCCCGGCGGGCGGGCAACGACACCCCGTCCCGGAGGGCGGGCAACGACGCCGCGTCACGCTCGTGCGCAACGGCCCGGTGCTGGTGGAGGGGCCGGTGCGGCTGGTGCTGGACGACGGCACGGAGGTCGACTCCGACCGGTTCACCGTGGCGATCTGCGCGTGCCGCCGCAGCAGGGACTACCCCTTCTGCGACACCAGCCACCGCAAGCGGGTCCGCGAGACGTGAACCCGACGGCCCGAGGTGGGTATCCGGGAACATGGCAAAGGACCGCAAGACCTACGAAGCCGACTACACCCACCCCGAGCTTCGGGAGCGGCTGAAGGAAGAGCTCAAGGCCGCCGACAAGGGCGGGGCGCCGGGACAGTGGTCGGCGCGCAAGAGCCAGCTGCTCACCCAGGAGTACGAGAAGCACGGCGGCGGCTACCGGCACCCGCAGCGGCCGACCGCGCAGCAGCAGGACCTGGCCGAGTGGACCGAGCAGCGCTGGATGACCGAGTCGGGCTCGGCGAACGCGCGCCACGACGGCCGGACCGAGCGCTACCTCCCGGAACAGGCGTGGGAAGAACTCGCACCGCACGAGCGCCGGGAAGCGCAGCGGACCAAGCGGGCCGGGTCGCGGCGCGGTGAGCAGCATTCGCCGAACCCGCAGGCGGCTAAGTCCGCGCGCAAGGTCGCCGAGCTGGACGCGCTCTCCGCGCGCGAGGCGGCCCAGCGCGCGCGGAAGCTGACCGCGCCCGAGGCGCAGCAGGCACTCCGGCACGAGCGCGAGCACAAAGCGCGCAAGACCGTGCTGCGCCAGCTAGACAAGATCACCCGCAGAGGTTGAGCCACCAGGGAGCGTGTCCCGGATGAACCGGCAACAGCAGGACGTCGCCACCGACTTCGAGCGGCTCGTGAACATGACTCCGAAGGAGCTCGAACAGTGGCTGGCCCGTGCTGAATCGAAGAACGCGGGCCAACCCGGCGGCGACGGCGAGACCAAGGGCCACGAGTCCGGCAGGCGCATCGTCGCGCTGCTGCGCAAGAACCGTTCCGAGTACACCGACGACGACCTGGCGCACATGCGGCGAGTGCGCGCCTACATCAATCGCCACCTCGCACAACGCCCCTCCGGCGACATCACGAACACGACTTGGCGCCATTCGCTGATGAATTGGGGCCACGATCCCGCACGGTGACCGCATTCCGCGTCGACCGGGCCGTCCGCACGCCCGTGCTTCAGCCGTCCGTTCACCGCCGGTCAGCCGCGGGAGATCGGGAAGTCGAAGTAGGTGTCCGGGAACGGCTCGGCAGCCAGGGTGAAGTGCCACCACTCGTTGGGATAGTTCGCCATGCCGACGGATTCCATGGTCGTGCTGAGCCGCTGCCGATTTGCCTTGGCGAGCTCGCTCACCCGCGGATCGGCGGTGTGCGCCAGCGGGTCGAAGCAATCGAAACCGGTACCGGTTTCCACGCCGTTGTCC from Saccharopolyspora sp. SCSIO 74807 encodes:
- a CDS encoding tetratricopeptide repeat protein, with product MYGDVHFHGGDRAPVDTPQQLPGNVRSFVNRVAETGDLDAVLEDADPPGVVVITGTAGVGKTSLAVHWAHRVRHRFPQGQLYVNLRGYDPGEPVTAGEVLDRFLRALGVPAGSIPAEPEDRAALYRSRLADQRMLVLLDNAGSVGQVRPLLPGTSECLVIVTSRSRLSGLVVRNGARRVDLGVLTADESAELLRELTASYRAADDQAELLELARLCARLPLALRIAAERAASRPLMSLADLISDLRDESSLWDALTAEDDEESDAVRTVFAWSYRALPQDAARLFRRLGLHPGPEFGTDAAAALLDGSTAQAKRLLDVLVGAHLIDQRAPGRYQLHDLLRAYAADQALHEESEQDRWLAVRRVLGWYARSAGSALGVIFPHARRPEFAPGDRIAFDDRTRALEWYGAERVNLVAVVRAAAEHGAHETSWRLAALLRNAHANRNEFDDWFTTARIGLASAEQIGDRYGAAELHESLGKAHLQCRGLADSERHHRAALEIRREIDDRPGLLASINALGLVALRARELTEARARFERCADLARQAGDVGWQALAACNLGEVRCELGDIPAAAAQLNTALRRYRERGDRAREGNALFLLSRAQRESGDAPAAHSTISEALALAAEFGNRMWEAYWLTELARVQRAVGTPGEALSSYQRSLVLQQQLGDRSREAMALHGIGETYRELGRFGDAADFHRRAAAIHRELGDDWQLAAAADGLAAAAAAGGESERAVDSWREAAGCLRAFEDPVAMAMRERVARRIRDHSAQA
- a CDS encoding DUF6879 family protein, which produces MRELLQAARGARLPLKDYQADFQQHFWRIGAAGFWKLERQQTFAEPRSPSWQAFARGAWDEAMHRLEDQRPEIADYYRRIAEAGFRTKRVRVLAEPLTPYLRWELQLLRLRSEYGAGMRVVREDQVERFEESGPLPEVCTLGDEVMYEVRYDTDGALAGGIRYRDPELIARCRGFIRDLYDRGEELAAFADRSGLVPGVR
- a CDS encoding NB-ARC domain-containing protein; the encoded protein is MSERSEGDDAAAEVASTSNQVGDHVGLAMQVGGSISGGLTINTGGSSSVRPSTGDSLPIPAHSAVPRPELLDELIEALRGAAGTELPTGVTGDSGFGKTTLATMACRDARVAESFPDGVLWTTIGYDAAGPDLATKLNELSERLSGSRPSFTGPDKAGEHLGNLVADKRCLLVIDDVWRRSQLEPFAAAGTNCRKLVTTRFPELLAQGAAPVTAGAMQPDQAQAVLCAGWSTHHPDQVDPLLARTHGWPLMLALANRAVHKYVNGGRSLSDAARKVADRLSRGAQEVDRTAVTQRCDTASAMIELNLSLLGEQHRQRCFDLAIFPGDAFIPPETLRTYWGRVAGMTADAVEDLLARLDELALVQRCWVGDAPAVQVHDVVGDYLRKRVGAELPEYHRAFLGSFQPKSAGKSGSGAAAVSPESDPYLRAQGHFHRRAADRSQPGVQIPASSALARESAGRKASRGRRVRRTVLVGVPAAVVLSAGVAFAAQLDVGRDGTPAEPPPVRQMPPAQIPGPPPATTPNPAPTPEPPAAAEPPPQAPPASSAECDRPDCDLPARSTAQAGDGSLVTLGSGPGTVHRYVQSSAGTAPEPDGDLGVSAMAETRPVLVPDRNGRLVGFVTDTAGRLLYNPNVEPGVPSQADDWKEIATGMSGTPAAAQDRSGNLVVITRDSGGSVWRLAQNEGWKRKMLDGTLTDEDPKVHRDDSGFLRVFVLDRSHYMRTWAQEVSGDFKFREPLLGNAQLHSPPAVMMIDDRLVLFALDGNRALRQLPESRDLGPNQWPQEWYPVPELPGAYTGLPIVASDESGAVNIFVRHQDDPSRVSYARLGGIPDELGTRMQPMLSATLQGGALVAQGWRPDGAAVVSEPPG
- a CDS encoding pyridoxamine 5'-phosphate oxidase family protein; the protein is MALSAQEREQFLAEPHTGSLAVAWTNGRAPMTVPIWYHYSPGEELWISTGAQSRKAEAIRAAGRFSLLAQRIEPTVRYVSVEGPVTRIEAGSEEASRRMAERYLPPEAAANFVEYERTELGEHVTIYMRPEHWLSAEMGSF
- a CDS encoding iron-containing redox enzyme family protein yields the protein MTVMTDAPALPTPRGPLSAAVVDALGQPPPGPVLPLLQARTAEPFGDDFALALHTCYELHYRGFRDSSPEWEWEPGLLGFRRELERTFLDALRAATGGSDDVSGVLDDLLVEPVPGNGVSHFLRDEGEWWQLCEYFAHRSIYHLKEADPHAWVIPRLQGRAKAALVAVEFDEFGGGHGERVHARLFADLLADAGLNPGYLHYLDDVPAPQIALVNLMSMLGLHRGLRGALVGHFSAAEITTAPSAQRLADALRGHGAGRASVHFFTEHVEADAVHEQVMRRDVIGDLLDREPGLAADVVFGIEATGVLEGRLAECLLGAWRRGESSLRHPLP
- a CDS encoding glutamate--cysteine ligase, yielding MRTLGGDDSAEPGRTVGVEEEFLLADAHTGAPAARAGAVLGATGRDLAGGTVLQPELFSSQVETASGVCTALSELDAQLVAARERLAAAARPADLRVLAAGTPPLPGSARPAVSAGDRFERVARTYRAAVADYQACGLHVHVGLADRELAVAVLNHLRPWLPALLALSVNSPLHLGSDTGYGSWRMVQQSRFPGSGVPPQLRSAADHDEQIAKLVDCGVLVDPAQSFWLARPSPHLPTIEFRVADTAITAREAVAQAALCRALVRTALGELRAGREAPPVRDQFARAAVWCAARDGLAGYGVHVSRECRVPAPDLVSELIERAAPALAETGDLQRVRSVVSELVRHGTGAQRQRAAAAAGVPELLDLLAAGADSRTERGAHA
- a CDS encoding HemK2/MTQ2 family protein methyltransferase, which codes for MQLLEPPGVYRPQGDTRLLTDALDEAGIHPGSNVLDVGTGTGALAVAAVRGGAARVTAVDVSARAVVTAWLNALLMPVRVRRGDALVLHYPERFDLVLANPPYVPSAPDRRRARAWDGGPDGRKLVDRICDRAPELLARGGTLLMVHSALADPDATLQRLHRADLKAAVVDRRNQGFGPVLHDRATAFEDSGLIMPGQREEELVVIRGDRTD
- a CDS encoding CDGSH iron-sulfur domain-containing protein — translated: MRNGPVLVEGPVRLVLDDGTEVDSDRFTVAICACRRSRDYPFCDTSHRKRVRET
- a CDS encoding DUF3140 domain-containing protein, producing MNRQQQDVATDFERLVNMTPKELEQWLARAESKNAGQPGGDGETKGHESGRRIVALLRKNRSEYTDDDLAHMRRVRAYINRHLAQRPSGDITNTTWRHSLMNWGHDPAR